A region of Streptomyces sp. NBC_01788 DNA encodes the following proteins:
- a CDS encoding helicase associated domain-containing protein has protein sequence MLLVAGLQLKAELATMLRIDQDHKQVPDADGRSAAVDIVAVDEHGNPSLVLEFDGVWWHEGKEEKDAAKAARLRAAGLTVVRIREAALAPLDPTFDVVVGFLAAAEDAAADVLNHLAGLGLVGKVEAYRYREDSFTGAQNRPLAAQWIRDRLGEAALRVERNLHKERWARRYAALVDYEAIEGHCYPSDREVPVDGVNLARWVRKQRAMAASGALDDERARRLSAIDSWSTENAHDASFRRQCDSYRAAVLNEHGAMEAREATVWANNIRMTRKRLADQSEDLPAWKLEALASIPGWSWDPFEEGFLAKAVILQNFAAETQRSVDSIKAREEWSGHRIGVWIKSFRNRRATYDAERRGDARGIAV, from the coding sequence GTGCTGCTGGTAGCTGGCCTTCAGCTGAAGGCTGAGCTCGCCACCATGCTACGCATCGATCAGGACCACAAACAGGTGCCGGACGCCGACGGGCGCAGCGCGGCCGTGGACATCGTTGCCGTCGATGAGCACGGCAACCCGTCTCTTGTATTGGAGTTCGACGGAGTCTGGTGGCATGAGGGCAAGGAGGAAAAAGACGCAGCCAAGGCTGCCAGGCTGCGCGCTGCGGGGCTGACTGTGGTGCGGATCCGCGAGGCGGCCCTGGCACCATTGGATCCGACGTTCGACGTGGTCGTCGGGTTCCTGGCTGCTGCCGAAGACGCCGCCGCCGACGTGCTGAACCACTTGGCTGGGTTGGGCTTGGTAGGAAAGGTCGAAGCCTATCGCTATCGAGAGGATTCCTTCACTGGTGCACAGAACCGACCTCTTGCCGCGCAGTGGATTCGCGACCGCCTCGGGGAAGCCGCGCTTCGCGTCGAGCGGAACCTGCACAAGGAGCGGTGGGCGCGGAGGTATGCCGCGCTCGTTGACTACGAGGCCATCGAGGGCCATTGCTACCCGAGCGATCGGGAAGTCCCAGTCGACGGCGTCAATCTGGCCCGTTGGGTCCGAAAACAGCGTGCCATGGCGGCCAGTGGCGCTCTGGATGACGAGCGTGCCCGGCGTCTGTCCGCCATCGACTCGTGGTCGACCGAAAATGCCCACGACGCGTCATTCCGCCGACAGTGCGACAGCTACCGAGCCGCTGTCCTAAACGAGCACGGCGCGATGGAAGCGCGAGAGGCGACCGTATGGGCGAACAACATTCGTATGACCCGCAAGCGGCTGGCCGATCAGAGCGAGGACCTGCCCGCATGGAAGCTCGAAGCGCTGGCATCGATACCCGGTTGGAGCTGGGACCCGTTCGAGGAGGGGTTCCTGGCCAAGGCCGTGATCCTTCAGAACTTCGCCGCCGAGACCCAGCGCAGTGTCGACAGCATCAAGGCGAGGGAAGAGTGGAGTGGTCACAGGATAGGCGTCTGGATCAAATCCTTCCGGAACCGGCGGGCAACTTATGACGCGGAGCGCAGAGGGGACGCCCGGGGCATTGCCGTATAG
- a CDS encoding helix-turn-helix domain-containing protein: protein MQHGPAVRRRKLGAELRALRTGAGLTSGEAARLVGWHQSKVSRIETGTSGVKPADVRSLLDAYAVHDSQLRELLLVLAGLDDGDGRHHWWHAYRGVLPPTYRDFISLESQASGMRTLETSVVPGLLQTPEYARAVTRAAVDGLDEDRLDALVEVRLARQDVLRARPPLELDAVLDEAVLRREVGGPEIMRRQLERLTEAARLPQVRLQVLPFAAGAHIGITGPFVIFSFSNTSDLNVVVLDHLTSSFHLERKEDLEAYTEAFDTLRIHALSPEDSLDFIAGIRQDPDGAPPRTA, encoded by the coding sequence ATGCAGCACGGTCCCGCGGTGCGCCGCCGGAAACTGGGCGCCGAACTGCGCGCGCTGCGCACCGGCGCGGGCCTCACCAGTGGTGAGGCGGCCCGCCTGGTCGGCTGGCACCAGTCGAAGGTCAGCCGGATCGAAACCGGTACCAGTGGGGTGAAACCGGCCGATGTGCGCTCGCTCCTGGACGCGTACGCGGTCCACGACTCCCAGCTCCGCGAGTTGCTCCTGGTCCTCGCGGGACTGGACGACGGCGACGGCCGGCACCACTGGTGGCACGCCTATCGCGGGGTGCTGCCCCCGACCTACCGGGACTTCATCAGCCTGGAGTCGCAGGCGAGCGGGATGCGCACCCTGGAGACCTCGGTCGTCCCCGGACTGCTGCAGACCCCCGAGTACGCCCGCGCGGTCACCCGGGCCGCCGTGGACGGGCTCGACGAGGACCGGCTGGACGCGCTGGTGGAGGTGCGGCTGGCCCGCCAGGACGTGCTGCGCGCGCGACCGCCGCTGGAGCTGGACGCGGTGCTTGACGAGGCGGTGCTGCGCCGCGAGGTGGGCGGTCCGGAGATCATGCGGCGGCAGCTGGAGCGGCTGACGGAGGCGGCCCGGCTGCCCCAGGTACGGCTCCAGGTGCTGCCGTTCGCCGCCGGCGCGCACATCGGCATCACCGGGCCTTTCGTAATCTTCTCGTTTTCGAACACCTCTGATCTGAACGTGGTGGTTCTCGACCACCTGACGAGTAGCTTCCATCTCGAGCGGAAAGAAGACCTAGAGGCCTACACGGAGGCCTTCGACACCCTGCGGATCCACGCCCTCTCGCCCGAGGACTCGTTGGACTTCATCGCCGGGATACGCCAGGACCCTGACGGCGCACCACCGCGTACCGCCTGA
- a CDS encoding C40 family peptidase, with amino-acid sequence MTALNRVPSLMARAGTASALTLAAVGGSIVVPGVASEASAVTMASQALKIAASKKGSPYQWGATGPGRFDCSGLTLYSFKRAGKKLPRTAEQQYNKSRHISAGSRRAGDLVFFHSGSYVYHVGIYAGAGKIWHAPKTGDVVKLQKIWTKSVWYGRVS; translated from the coding sequence ATGACTGCGCTCAATCGTGTCCCGTCGCTGATGGCCCGGGCCGGCACGGCCTCGGCCCTGACCCTGGCCGCCGTGGGCGGCTCGATCGTGGTGCCGGGTGTGGCCTCCGAGGCCTCGGCCGTGACGATGGCGTCCCAGGCGCTGAAGATCGCGGCGTCCAAGAAGGGGTCGCCCTACCAGTGGGGCGCCACGGGGCCGGGAAGGTTCGACTGCTCCGGGCTCACGCTGTACTCGTTCAAGAGGGCGGGCAAGAAGCTGCCCCGCACAGCCGAGCAGCAGTACAACAAGAGCCGGCACATCTCGGCGGGCAGCCGCCGGGCCGGGGACCTGGTGTTCTTCCACTCGGGCTCGTACGTGTACCACGTCGGCATCTACGCCGGCGCGGGCAAGATCTGGCACGCCCCGAAGACCGGGGACGTGGTGAAGCTGCAGAAGATCTGGACGAAGAGCGTCTGGTACGGCCGGGTCAGCTGA
- a CDS encoding adenosylmethionine--8-amino-7-oxononanoate transaminase, whose protein sequence is MPDPHNTPGPDVPELLELDRRHVWHPYGPMPGRQEPLVVESASGVRLRLADGSGELVDGMSSWWAAIHGYNHPVLNEAAREQLERMSHVMFGGLTHEPAVRLAKLLVDMSPEGLEHVFLADSGSVSVEVAVKMCLQYWRSLGRPDKRRLLTWRGGYHGDTWQPMSVCDPEGGMHELWTGVLPRQVFADAPPAEYEEAYAAHLREMVERHAGELAAVIVEPVVQGAGGMRFHSPAYLRVLREVCDAHDVLLVFDEIATGFGRTGALFAAEHAAVTPDVMCVGKALTGGYLTMAATLCTARVAEGISRGEVPVLAHGPTFMANPLAAAVACASIELLLGQDWRAEVKRIEAGLRDGLAPAAELPGVRDVRVMGAIGVVQLDHAVDMAAATRAAVREGVWLRPFRDLVYTMPPYVTGDVDVARIARAVCAAAREG, encoded by the coding sequence ATGCCTGATCCCCACAACACGCCCGGCCCGGACGTGCCCGAGCTGCTGGAGCTCGACCGGCGGCACGTGTGGCACCCGTACGGACCCATGCCCGGCCGCCAGGAACCGCTCGTCGTGGAGTCGGCGAGCGGGGTCCGGCTGAGGCTCGCGGACGGCTCGGGCGAACTGGTCGACGGCATGTCGTCGTGGTGGGCGGCGATCCACGGCTACAACCACCCGGTGCTGAACGAGGCCGCGCGGGAGCAGCTGGAGCGGATGAGCCACGTGATGTTCGGCGGGCTCACGCACGAGCCCGCCGTCCGGCTGGCGAAGCTCCTCGTCGACATGTCACCGGAGGGACTCGAGCACGTGTTCCTCGCCGACTCCGGTTCGGTGTCGGTCGAGGTCGCGGTCAAGATGTGCCTGCAGTACTGGCGCTCGCTCGGCCGCCCGGACAAGCGGCGGCTGCTGACCTGGCGGGGCGGCTACCACGGGGACACCTGGCAGCCGATGTCCGTGTGCGACCCCGAGGGCGGGATGCACGAGCTGTGGACCGGTGTGCTGCCCCGTCAGGTCTTCGCCGACGCACCGCCGGCCGAGTACGAGGAGGCGTACGCCGCCCACCTGCGCGAGATGGTCGAACGGCACGCCGGCGAACTGGCCGCCGTGATCGTCGAACCGGTGGTGCAGGGCGCGGGCGGGATGCGCTTCCACTCCCCCGCCTATCTGCGGGTGCTGCGCGAGGTGTGCGACGCGCACGACGTGCTCCTGGTGTTCGACGAGATCGCGACCGGGTTCGGGCGCACCGGCGCCCTGTTCGCGGCGGAGCACGCCGCCGTGACGCCGGACGTGATGTGCGTGGGCAAGGCGCTGACGGGCGGCTATCTGACGATGGCGGCGACGCTGTGCACCGCGCGGGTGGCCGAGGGGATCTCGCGCGGCGAGGTGCCGGTGCTCGCGCACGGCCCGACCTTCATGGCCAACCCGCTGGCGGCGGCCGTGGCCTGCGCGTCGATCGAGCTGCTGCTCGGCCAGGACTGGCGCGCGGAGGTCAAGCGGATCGAGGCGGGGCTACGGGACGGACTCGCTCCGGCGGCGGAGCTGCCGGGTGTGCGGGACGTGCGTGTCATGGGCGCCATCGGAGTGGTCCAGCTCGACCACGCGGTGGACATGGCGGCGGCCACGCGGGCGGCCGTGCGCGAGGGCGTGTGGCTGCGGCCGTTCCGCGACCTGGTGTACACGATGCCGCCGTACGTCACCGGCGACGTGGACGTGGCACGGATCGCGCGCGCGGTGTGCGCGGCGGCGAGGGAGGGCTGA
- the bioB gene encoding biotin synthase BioB, which translates to MNLLNTLVDKGLRRESPTREEALAVLATSDDDLLDVVAAAGKVRRHWFGRRVKLNYLVNLKSGLCPEDCSYCSQRLGSKADILKYTWLKPDQASEAAAAGLAGGAKRVCLVASGRGPTDRDVDRVSDTIKAIKEQNEGVEVCACLGLLSDGQAERLREAGADAYNHNLNTSEATYGGITTTHTYADRVDTVHKAHAAGLSACSGLIAGMGESDEDLVDVVFSLRELDPDSVPVNFLIPFEGTPLAKEWNLTPQRCLRILAMVRFVCPDVEVRIAGGREVHLRTMQPLALHLANSIFLGDYLTSEGQAGKADLEMIADAGFEVEGADQVTLPEHRSAAGGACGSHDGAGCGSHEGSGCGSHEEPGCGSHQGGGVCGSAEAPAAEAPAPESAPVPEPAAGNEPRTDLVAVRRRGAGTDLAPNA; encoded by the coding sequence ATGAACCTGCTGAACACGCTGGTGGACAAGGGACTTCGGCGCGAGTCGCCGACCCGCGAGGAAGCTCTGGCCGTGCTGGCCACCTCGGACGACGACCTGCTGGATGTGGTGGCCGCGGCCGGGAAGGTGCGCCGCCACTGGTTCGGCCGGCGGGTGAAACTCAACTATCTCGTCAACCTCAAGTCGGGTCTGTGCCCCGAGGACTGCTCGTACTGCTCGCAGCGGCTCGGTTCGAAGGCCGACATCCTCAAGTACACCTGGCTCAAGCCCGACCAGGCCTCCGAGGCCGCCGCGGCCGGGCTCGCGGGCGGCGCCAAGCGGGTCTGCCTGGTGGCCAGCGGGCGCGGTCCGACCGACCGTGACGTGGACCGGGTCTCCGACACCATCAAGGCGATCAAGGAGCAGAACGAGGGTGTCGAGGTGTGCGCCTGCCTCGGTCTGCTCTCCGACGGCCAGGCCGAGCGGCTGCGCGAGGCCGGGGCCGACGCCTACAACCACAACCTCAACACCTCCGAGGCGACGTACGGCGGCATCACCACCACCCACACCTACGCCGACCGGGTGGACACGGTGCACAAGGCGCACGCGGCCGGGCTGTCCGCCTGCTCGGGGCTCATCGCGGGTATGGGCGAGAGCGACGAGGACCTGGTCGACGTGGTCTTCTCGCTGCGCGAGCTGGACCCGGACTCCGTTCCGGTGAACTTCCTGATCCCGTTCGAGGGCACACCGCTCGCCAAGGAGTGGAACCTGACCCCGCAGCGCTGCCTGCGGATCCTGGCGATGGTCCGGTTCGTCTGCCCGGACGTGGAGGTGCGGATCGCGGGCGGCCGCGAGGTGCACCTGCGCACCATGCAGCCCCTCGCGCTGCACCTGGCCAACTCGATCTTCCTCGGCGACTACCTGACCAGCGAGGGCCAGGCGGGCAAGGCCGACCTGGAGATGATCGCGGACGCCGGGTTCGAGGTGGAGGGCGCCGACCAGGTGACGCTGCCCGAGCACCGGTCGGCGGCCGGGGGCGCGTGCGGGTCGCACGACGGCGCCGGGTGCGGGTCCCACGAAGGTTCGGGCTGCGGATCGCACGAGGAGCCGGGGTGCGGGTCGCACCAGGGTGGCGGAGTCTGCGGCTCCGCCGAGGCACCGGCAGCCGAGGCACCGGCACCGGAATCGGCGCCGGTACCGGAGCCCGCGGCCGGCAACGAGCCGCGTACCGACCTGGTCGCCGTACGCCGCCGGGGCGCCGGAACGGACCTCGCGCCCAATGCCTGA
- a CDS encoding ATP-binding protein, protein MADHLEASVTLPSDPASVCAARAYVAGTLAEWGLPPATDTAETVRLIVSELATNAVQHTLGQSPTFTVDLVLVRDERLCIGVTDSHPRFPKRLPAAVQQDNGRGMVIIRWLTAECGGRLTVRPTREGGKTVCIELPWTAPARPVTATGQEA, encoded by the coding sequence ATGGCAGACCATCTGGAAGCATCCGTCACTCTGCCGAGCGATCCCGCCTCGGTCTGCGCGGCCCGTGCCTATGTGGCCGGCACGCTCGCGGAGTGGGGCCTGCCGCCGGCCACGGACACCGCCGAGACGGTGCGGCTCATCGTCTCCGAACTCGCCACCAACGCCGTACAGCACACTTTGGGGCAGTCACCCACCTTCACGGTGGACCTCGTCCTCGTGCGTGACGAACGGTTGTGCATCGGGGTCACCGACAGCCACCCCCGGTTCCCGAAACGACTGCCGGCCGCTGTCCAGCAGGACAACGGCCGGGGCATGGTGATCATCCGGTGGCTCACCGCCGAGTGCGGCGGCAGGCTGACCGTGCGGCCGACCCGGGAGGGTGGCAAGACGGTCTGCATCGAACTTCCGTGGACGGCTCCCGCCCGACCCGTGACGGCCACGGGCCAGGAAGCGTAG
- a CDS encoding IS110 family transposase, translating into MSVYVGIDVHRKRSQIAVLDQDGTVRINRNVPNGVGPVLGVIGDLPIGTPVAFEAAYGWGWLVELLEDYGYQPHLVHPLQCKAIASARLKNDKVDAATLGRLLRADLLPEAWIAPLEVRQQRALLRHRFQLVRLRTLLRNRVHAILADLGHDRAGSVFTGPGRVWLASLELPDASRHVVDDLLQLMDALQIPINALDAQLAAHARGDPRVKLLTALPGVGPLTALVILAEVGDVTRFPSARKLAAWAGLTPTVRGSDLTVRHGHISKQGDAWLRWILCEAAQTAKRHPDFADAYHAISARRGKKIATTAIARKLLTRAYHLLQAAEAQPQRRKRTAR; encoded by the coding sequence ATGTCTGTCTACGTCGGTATCGATGTGCACCGCAAGCGTTCGCAGATCGCGGTCCTCGACCAGGACGGCACCGTCCGGATCAATCGGAACGTGCCCAACGGGGTCGGGCCGGTCCTGGGCGTAATCGGGGACCTGCCGATCGGTACTCCGGTCGCGTTCGAGGCCGCTTATGGCTGGGGCTGGCTGGTGGAACTGCTGGAGGACTACGGCTACCAGCCGCATCTGGTGCATCCGCTGCAATGCAAGGCCATCGCCTCCGCCAGGCTCAAGAACGACAAAGTCGACGCAGCCACGCTAGGCCGACTGCTGCGTGCGGACCTCCTGCCGGAGGCGTGGATCGCGCCGTTGGAGGTGCGCCAGCAGCGGGCTCTGCTGCGCCACCGCTTCCAGCTGGTACGCCTGCGGACACTGCTGCGCAACCGGGTCCACGCCATACTCGCGGATCTCGGCCACGACCGGGCCGGCTCAGTCTTCACCGGACCAGGGCGGGTCTGGCTCGCCTCGCTCGAGCTGCCGGACGCCTCCCGCCACGTGGTCGACGACCTGCTGCAGCTGATGGACGCACTGCAGATCCCGATCAACGCCCTGGACGCGCAGCTCGCCGCGCACGCCCGCGGCGACCCCCGGGTCAAACTCCTCACCGCCCTGCCGGGGGTGGGCCCGCTCACTGCGCTGGTGATCCTGGCCGAGGTCGGCGACGTCACCCGCTTTCCCTCCGCCCGCAAGCTCGCCGCCTGGGCCGGACTCACCCCGACCGTGCGCGGCTCGGACCTCACCGTCCGGCACGGCCACATCTCCAAGCAGGGAGACGCCTGGCTGCGGTGGATCCTGTGCGAGGCCGCACAGACCGCCAAGCGCCACCCGGACTTCGCCGACGCCTACCACGCCATCAGCGCCCGCCGCGGCAAGAAGATCGCCACCACCGCCATCGCCCGCAAGCTTCTCACCCGCGCTTACCACCTCCTGCAGGCCGCCGAAGCGCAGCCACAGCGCAGGAAACGAACCGCGCGATGA
- a CDS encoding alpha/beta hydrolase has protein sequence MRPRNRVLALGSAGALVTATLIAGAVATPAAGANNGQGQDRETRGAAIAAERAAKAGIDWQDCPADWGLAKPIQCGYVSVPIDYADPYGKQIKLAVDRIGNTGTKEERQGALLYNPGGPGGSGLRFPTRVTNKNAIWANVAKAYDFVGFDPRGVGHSAPISCADPQKFAEGSKLDPVPDSEADKSIQRKLAREYAQGCLQRTGRAMLQQMTTPNTVRDLDVIRAALGEQKLNFLGVSYGTYLGAVYGTMFPGHVRRMVVDSVVNPARENVWYQANLNQDVAFEGRWKDWQDWVAANDATYHLGATRDAVQQQWLKLRATAKKSPIGGVVGPNELISFFQSAPYYDSSWAPAAKVFSKYVAGDTQALVDAAAPDMSDIAGNISSENGNAVYTAVECTDAKWPTNWKTWDRDNTRLHKTAPFMTWANAWMNLPCATWPVKQQNPVDVKTGKGLPEVLIVQSTRDAATPYAGAVELHKRFKGSRLITEKDAGSHGVTGLANPCINDRVDTYLLTGKTDSADVTCAPHATPKA, from the coding sequence ATGAGACCCAGGAACCGAGTGCTGGCGCTCGGTTCGGCCGGTGCGCTGGTCACGGCGACCCTGATAGCCGGCGCGGTGGCGACGCCCGCGGCCGGCGCGAACAACGGCCAGGGGCAGGACCGCGAGACCCGCGGCGCGGCGATCGCCGCGGAGCGTGCCGCGAAGGCCGGCATCGACTGGCAGGACTGCCCCGCCGACTGGGGGCTGGCCAAGCCCATCCAGTGCGGTTACGTCTCGGTGCCGATCGACTACGCCGACCCCTACGGCAAGCAGATCAAGCTGGCCGTCGACCGCATCGGCAACACCGGCACCAAGGAGGAGCGCCAGGGCGCCCTCCTCTACAACCCGGGCGGCCCCGGCGGTTCGGGCCTGCGCTTCCCGACCCGGGTCACCAACAAGAACGCCATCTGGGCCAACGTGGCGAAGGCCTACGACTTCGTCGGCTTCGACCCGCGCGGTGTCGGCCACTCGGCGCCCATCTCCTGCGCTGACCCGCAGAAGTTCGCCGAGGGGTCCAAGCTGGACCCGGTGCCGGACTCCGAGGCCGACAAGAGCATCCAGCGCAAGCTGGCCCGCGAGTACGCGCAGGGCTGCCTCCAGCGCACCGGCCGCGCCATGCTCCAGCAGATGACCACGCCGAACACCGTCCGCGACCTGGACGTCATCCGCGCCGCGCTCGGCGAGCAGAAGCTCAACTTCCTCGGCGTCTCCTACGGCACCTACCTCGGCGCCGTCTACGGCACGATGTTCCCGGGCCATGTGCGCCGGATGGTCGTCGACAGCGTCGTCAACCCGGCCCGCGAGAACGTCTGGTACCAGGCCAACCTGAACCAGGACGTCGCCTTCGAGGGCCGCTGGAAGGACTGGCAGGACTGGGTCGCCGCGAACGACGCCACCTACCACCTGGGCGCCACCCGCGACGCCGTCCAGCAGCAGTGGCTGAAGCTGCGCGCCACCGCCAAGAAGAGCCCCATCGGCGGGGTCGTCGGCCCGAACGAGCTGATCTCCTTCTTCCAGAGCGCGCCGTACTACGACTCGTCGTGGGCGCCGGCGGCGAAGGTGTTCAGCAAGTACGTCGCCGGCGACACCCAGGCGCTGGTCGACGCCGCCGCCCCGGACATGTCCGACATCGCGGGCAACATCTCCTCGGAGAACGGCAACGCCGTCTACACCGCGGTGGAGTGCACCGACGCCAAGTGGCCCACCAACTGGAAGACGTGGGACCGGGACAACACGCGGCTCCACAAGACCGCCCCGTTCATGACGTGGGCCAACGCGTGGATGAACCTGCCGTGCGCCACGTGGCCGGTCAAGCAGCAGAACCCGGTGGACGTCAAGACCGGCAAGGGTCTGCCCGAGGTGCTCATCGTGCAGTCCACGCGGGACGCCGCCACGCCGTACGCGGGCGCCGTCGAGCTGCACAAGCGGTTCAAGGGCTCCCGTCTGATCACCGAGAAGGACGCGGGCTCCCACGGAGTCACCGGCCTGGCCAACCCGTGCATCAACGACCGGGTGGACACCTACCTGCTCACCGGGAAGACCGACTCGGCGGACGTGACCTGCGCGCCGCACGCCACGCCGAAGGCGTAG
- a CDS encoding 8-amino-7-oxononanoate synthase, protein MAFGWIEEQADARRRAGLVRTLRPRPADSPLLDLAGNDYLGLARHPEVTEGAAAAARTWGGGSTGSRLVTGTTELHAELERELSGFCGFEAALVFSSGYAANLAAVTELAPHGSLVVSDAGNHASLIDGCRLARGTTQVVAHADPDAVRKALGTHEGPAVLVSDTVFSVDGDAAPLAELAAVCRERGAGLLADDAHGLGVLGAGGRGAAHAAGVAGADDVVVTATLSKSLGSQGGVVLGPARVIDHLVNAARTFIFDTGLAPAAAGAALAALRLLRREPERAARARAVAAELHARLTAAGLEAVRPDAAVVSVRAPSPEQAVRWAADCRAAGLAVGCFRPPSVPDGISRLRLTARADLSGAQIERAVRVIGGTRP, encoded by the coding sequence ATGGCGTTCGGCTGGATCGAGGAGCAGGCGGACGCACGCCGCCGGGCCGGACTCGTACGGACCCTGCGGCCCCGCCCCGCCGACTCGCCGCTGCTCGACCTCGCGGGCAACGACTACCTGGGGCTCGCCCGCCACCCGGAGGTGACCGAGGGAGCCGCGGCCGCGGCACGCACCTGGGGCGGCGGCTCGACCGGCTCCCGGCTCGTCACCGGCACCACCGAACTGCACGCCGAACTGGAGCGCGAACTGTCCGGTTTCTGCGGCTTCGAGGCGGCGCTGGTCTTCTCCTCCGGATACGCCGCGAACCTGGCCGCGGTCACCGAGCTGGCGCCGCACGGCTCACTCGTCGTCTCCGACGCGGGCAACCACGCCTCGCTCATCGACGGCTGCCGGCTGGCCCGGGGCACGACACAGGTCGTCGCGCACGCCGACCCGGACGCCGTGCGCAAGGCGCTCGGCACTCACGAGGGCCCGGCCGTGCTCGTCTCGGACACGGTGTTCTCGGTCGACGGCGACGCGGCCCCGCTGGCCGAGCTCGCCGCGGTGTGCCGGGAGCGCGGCGCGGGACTCCTCGCCGACGACGCCCACGGGCTGGGCGTCCTGGGCGCCGGCGGCCGCGGCGCCGCGCACGCCGCCGGAGTGGCGGGCGCCGACGACGTGGTCGTCACGGCCACGCTGTCGAAGTCGCTCGGCAGCCAGGGCGGAGTCGTCCTCGGGCCCGCACGGGTGATCGACCACCTCGTCAACGCGGCCCGGACGTTCATCTTCGACACCGGCCTCGCCCCCGCCGCCGCGGGAGCCGCCCTGGCGGCGCTGCGACTGCTGCGCCGCGAACCGGAGCGGGCGGCACGCGCGCGAGCGGTGGCGGCCGAACTCCACGCGCGCCTGACCGCCGCGGGTCTGGAAGCGGTGCGTCCGGACGCCGCGGTGGTCTCGGTGCGCGCGCCGTCCCCGGAGCAGGCCGTGCGTTGGGCGGCCGACTGCCGGGCGGCCGGCCTCGCCGTGGGCTGCTTCCGTCCTCCCTCCGTGCCCGACGGCATCTCTCGGCTGAGGCTGACCGCCCGCGCGGACCTCTCCGGGGCGCAGATCGAACGCGCTGTACGGGTGATCGGTGGGACGCGACCATGA
- a CDS encoding lysophospholipid acyltransferase family protein — protein MFYYLLKYVLLGPLLRLVFRPRIEGLEHVPASGAAIVAGNHLSFSDHFVMPAILKRRITFLAKAEYFTGPGIKGRLTAAFFRSAGQIPVDRSGKEAGQAAIREGLGVLRKGELLGIYPEGTRSHDGRLYKGKVGVAVMALRAGVPVVPCAMIGTFEAQPPGKTVPRPHPIVIRFGKPLDFSRYAGMENEKAILRAATDEIMYAILTLSEQEYVDQYAAVAKAEQSEAKGDRRRFPRAPLG, from the coding sequence GTGTTCTACTACCTGCTCAAATACGTTCTGCTGGGACCACTGCTCAGACTGGTCTTCCGGCCCCGTATCGAAGGGCTGGAGCACGTGCCGGCCTCGGGGGCGGCCATCGTCGCGGGCAACCATCTCTCCTTCTCGGACCACTTCGTGATGCCCGCGATCCTCAAACGGCGGATCACCTTCCTGGCCAAGGCCGAGTACTTCACCGGTCCCGGCATCAAGGGCCGGCTCACCGCGGCCTTCTTCCGCAGCGCGGGCCAGATCCCGGTCGACCGGTCCGGCAAGGAGGCCGGGCAGGCCGCGATCCGGGAGGGGCTCGGGGTGCTGCGCAAGGGCGAGCTGCTCGGCATCTACCCGGAGGGCACCCGGTCGCACGACGGCCGCCTGTACAAGGGCAAGGTCGGCGTCGCGGTCATGGCGCTCAGGGCCGGCGTGCCGGTCGTGCCGTGCGCGATGATCGGCACGTTCGAGGCACAGCCGCCCGGGAAGACCGTCCCGCGGCCGCACCCGATCGTGATCCGCTTCGGCAAGCCGCTGGACTTCTCCCGCTACGCGGGCATGGAGAACGAGAAGGCGATCCTGCGCGCCGCCACCGACGAGATCATGTACGCCATCCTGACGCTGTCCGAGCAGGAGTACGTCGACCAGTACGCGGCCGTCGCCAAGGCGGAGCAGTCCGAGGCGAAGGGCGACAGGCGCAGGTTCCCGCGGGCACCGCTCGGTTGA
- a CDS encoding DUF397 domain-containing protein — protein sequence MSALPRHVSSSIDLHGVRWLRSSYSTGANNCVETARPATGPWSGLLAVRDSKAPAGPALLFSPASWARFTAAAHRV from the coding sequence ATGTCCGCTCTGCCTCGGCACGTATCTTCCAGCATCGATCTGCACGGCGTGCGCTGGCTGCGCAGCAGCTACAGCACGGGAGCCAACAACTGCGTCGAGACGGCCCGGCCCGCCACGGGACCGTGGTCCGGGCTGCTCGCCGTACGCGACTCCAAGGCCCCGGCCGGGCCGGCGCTGCTCTTCTCCCCCGCGAGCTGGGCCCGCTTCACGGCCGCGGCGCACCGCGTCTGA